The following proteins are encoded in a genomic region of Triticum dicoccoides isolate Atlit2015 ecotype Zavitan chromosome 1B, WEW_v2.0, whole genome shotgun sequence:
- the LOC119349652 gene encoding CTP synthase-like, with product MKYVLVTGGVVSGLGKGVTASSIGVLLKACGLRVTSIKIDPYLNTDAGTMSPFEHGEVFVLDDGGEVDLDLGNYERFLDIKLTRDNNITTGKIYQAVINKERKGDYLGKTVQVVPHITDEIQDWIERVAMNPVDGTDKPADVCVIELGGTIGDIESMPFIEALGQFSYRVGAGNFCLVHVSLVPVLTVVGEQKTKPTQHSVRGLRGLGLMPDILACRSTQPLEENVKLKLSQFCQVPVSNIVNLHDVTNIWHIPLLLRDQRAHEAILKVLGLWCVGKVPQEPKLSEWTERASRFDKLKSPVRIAMVGKYTGISDSYLSILKALLHASVALDRKLVVDWVPSCDLEDSAAVETPDAYEKAWGLLKGANGVLVPGGFGDRGVQGKILAAKHARENNVPYLGICLGMQIAVIEYARSVMKLRDANSTEFDAAAKTPCVIFMPEGSKTHMGATMRLGSRRTFFQVNNCKSAKLYANANYVDERHRHRYEVNPDMVSEFEKAGLSFVGRDESGRRMEIIELPTHKFFVGTQFHPEFNSRPGKPSPLFLGLIAASSGQLEHLLQRTSGAVSSPTRCIAGPGAPKAKLRMNGLVSTYFANGSSIHI from the exons ATGAAGTATGTGCTGGTGACCGGCGGCGTGGTGAGCGGCCTGGGCAAGGGCGTGACGGCCAGCAGCATCGGCGTGCTCCTCAAGGCCTGCGGCCTCCGCGTCACCTCCATCAAGATCG ATCCCTACCTCAACACCGATGCCGGAACCATGTCCCCCTTCGAGCACGGCGAGGTCTTCGTCCTCGACGACGGCGGCGAG gtggacttggatcttggaAATTACGAGCGGTTCCTGGACATCAAGCTGACTcgcgacaacaacataaccactggAAAGATCTACCAG GCTGTTATTAACAAAGAACGAAAAGGAGACTACCTGGGAAAAACTGTTCAG GTTGTTCCGCACATTACCGATGAAATACAAGACTGGATTGAACGTGTGGCGATGAATCCAGTTGATGGCACGGATAAGCCAGCTGATGTTTGTGTCATAGAACTTGGTGGCACTATAG GGGACATCGAATCAATGCCTTTTATCGAAGCATTGGGTCAATTTTCGTACCGCGTAG GAGCTGGAAACTTTTGCCTGGTTCATGTTAGTCTTGTACCAGTTCTAACCGTAGTTGGTGAACAG AAAACAAAGCCTACCCAGCATAGTGTCCGTGGACTAAGAGGACTTGGGTTGATGCCTGATATCTTGGCATGCCGCAGTACTCAG CCACTGGAAGAAAATGTGAAACTGAAACTCTCGCAATTTTGCCAAGTTCCG GTTTCAAATATCGTTAATCTCCATGATGTAACAAACATCTGGCACATCCCTTTGTTGCTCAGG GATCAGAGAGCCCATGAAGCTATTTTGAAGGTTCTGGGCCTTTGGTG TGTGGGGAAAGTGCCTCAAGAACCTAAGTTGTCTGaatggactgaaagagccagcagaTTCGACAAACTGAAATCTCCG GTCAGAATTGCCATGGTTGGAAAATATACCGGCATATCGGATTCCTACCTGTCTATTTTGAAG GCTCTTCTGCATGCGTCGGTTGCTTTGGACAGGAAACTGGTGGTGGACTGGGTTCCTTCCTGTGATCTTGAAGATTCTGCTGCTGTAGAG ACGCCTGATGCCTATGAAAAAGCATGGGGTCTACTAAAG GGTGCAAACGGCGTACTAGTTCCGGGAGGCTTTGGAGACAGAGGTGTCCAGGGAAAAATTCTTGCTGCAAAACATGCGCGAGAAAACAACGTTCCGTATCTCGGCATTTGCTTGGGCATGCAAATTGCAGTGATCGAGTATGCGCGTTCTGTCATGAAGCTGCGTGATGCTAATAGCACAGAGTTTGATGCAGCTGCAAAAACACCATGTGTTATCTTCATGCCAGAG GGCTCTAAAACTCACATGGGTGCGACGATGCGCCTCGGTTCAAGGAGGACATTTTTCCAGGTCAACAACTGCAAATCAGCTAAACT GTATGCCAATGCTAACTATGTAGACGAACGACACCGCCACAGATACGAG gTGAATCCTGACATGGTCTCAGAATTTGAGAAAGCAGGGCTTTCTTTCGTGGGCAGGGATGAAAGCGGGAGACGCATGGAG ATTATTGAGCTACCAACTCATAAGTTTTTCGTGGGCACGCAATTTCATCCTGAATTTAACTCTAGGCCTGGAAAGCCATCACCACTTTTCTTAG GATTGATCGCCGCGTCATCTGGACAGCTAGAGCACCTGCTTCAGCGCACTTCCGGCGCTGTCAGCTCACCGACCAGGTGCATCGCCGGTCCCGGAGCCCCTAAGGCGAAGTTAAGGATGAACGGCCTGGTGTCGACATACTTCGCGAATGGCAGCAGTATTCACATCTAG